A genomic window from Cloacibacillus evryensis DSM 19522 includes:
- the rsmA gene encoding 16S rRNA (adenine(1518)-N(6)/adenine(1519)-N(6))-dimethyltransferase RsmA, with amino-acid sequence MADKRHFIHNTDIGQNFLIDRGVVEFILKRSEPAAGDVVLEIGPGDGILTRGLLTTPLAALYSVEVDDRLRDGIERIAAHDGRYRCFWGDAVRFDYVRELPEMPAKIIANLPYHITTPLMWAFLEQLVPDKTDYMLLMVQLESAERIASPAGHRERSPLGITVEAMGSAEIVRKIPPSAFNPQPRVNSALIEIKIERNRELANDRTWRGLLARSFTQRRKTLVNNWTAGYGGSGVTRETALEILAAHDLRATARAEELPLEKWFELAKVPEFHLKNKKSGERINKDVVESQ; translated from the coding sequence ATGGCGGATAAACGGCATTTTATACATAACACCGATATTGGACAAAATTTTCTGATCGACCGCGGCGTCGTCGAGTTTATATTAAAAAGGTCGGAGCCGGCGGCCGGCGACGTCGTGCTTGAGATAGGCCCCGGCGACGGCATCCTTACGCGCGGTTTGCTGACGACGCCGCTGGCGGCGCTTTATTCCGTCGAAGTCGACGACCGGCTGCGCGACGGCATTGAGAGGATCGCCGCGCACGACGGGAGGTACCGCTGCTTCTGGGGCGATGCGGTGCGGTTCGATTACGTGCGCGAACTGCCGGAGATGCCGGCAAAAATCATCGCGAACCTGCCATACCATATAACGACGCCTTTGATGTGGGCCTTCCTCGAACAACTGGTCCCGGATAAGACCGATTACATGCTGCTGATGGTGCAGTTGGAATCGGCGGAGCGCATCGCCTCTCCCGCCGGCCACCGCGAGCGCTCGCCGCTGGGAATAACCGTCGAGGCTATGGGCAGCGCGGAGATCGTCAGGAAGATCCCGCCGTCGGCCTTCAATCCGCAGCCGCGCGTGAACTCGGCGCTTATCGAAATAAAAATAGAGAGAAACAGGGAGCTGGCCAACGACCGGACCTGGCGCGGGCTGCTCGCGCGCTCCTTCACACAGCGCCGCAAGACCCTTGTGAACAACTGGACGGCGGGCTACGGCGGCAGCGGCGTGACGCGCGAGACGGCCCTTGAGATACTTGCCGCGCATGACCTGAGGGCGACCGCCCGCGCGGAGGAGCTTCCGCTTGAAAAATGGTTCGAGCTTGCGAAGGTACCGGAATTTCATCTGAAAAATAAAAAGAGCGGAGAACGGATAAATAAAGATGTTGTGGAATCTCAATAA
- the trmB gene encoding tRNA (guanosine(46)-N7)-methyltransferase TrmB yields the protein MLWNLNKVIISQNDGLPVDWRGMSPSGRVLVEIGFGNGEFLEFLAGSNPDALIVGVEVSQWCAAKGARRILAAGYENARVMHGDARFLLRHCFAPESVERVYMNFPCPWPKTRHASRRVTVPSFADLMKYLISPGGALELATDVDWYALETAEVFSGDPAFRADPVAVNPARPYVTKYERKWKAMGKDTWHLTIHKDVKLTEKPAGEDDWPMECEASTKKSVKEVIDSLKDCEGEGVGGKGHWVFRDAFLSDGGVGLMLVITADEEFEQHFYLKVIPNPRGVTIKVDSVGHPYRTPAMRAALLKALAAAEN from the coding sequence ATGTTGTGGAATCTCAATAAAGTCATAATCAGCCAAAACGACGGGCTGCCGGTCGACTGGCGCGGAATGTCGCCGTCTGGGCGCGTCCTTGTCGAGATCGGATTCGGCAACGGGGAATTCCTCGAATTCCTCGCCGGCAGCAACCCCGACGCGCTCATCGTGGGCGTCGAGGTCTCCCAGTGGTGCGCCGCGAAGGGCGCGCGCCGGATACTCGCCGCCGGCTATGAAAACGCGCGCGTGATGCACGGGGACGCCCGCTTTCTGCTGCGCCATTGCTTTGCGCCGGAGAGCGTGGAGCGCGTATACATGAACTTTCCCTGCCCGTGGCCGAAGACGAGGCACGCCTCGCGCCGCGTCACGGTGCCGTCATTCGCCGATCTGATGAAATACCTCATCAGCCCCGGCGGCGCCTTAGAGCTCGCGACCGACGTCGATTGGTACGCGTTGGAGACGGCGGAAGTCTTTTCCGGAGATCCCGCCTTCCGCGCCGATCCCGTGGCGGTAAACCCGGCGCGCCCGTACGTGACGAAATACGAACGCAAATGGAAGGCGATGGGAAAGGATACCTGGCATTTGACGATACACAAGGATGTAAAACTTACGGAAAAACCGGCGGGGGAGGACGACTGGCCAATGGAATGTGAAGCGTCGACGAAAAAGAGCGTCAAAGAGGTCATAGATTCGCTGAAAGACTGCGAGGGAGAGGGAGTCGGCGGCAAAGGACACTGGGTGTTCCGCGACGCATTTCTCTCCGACGGCGGAGTGGGGCTGATGCTCGTCATCACCGCCGACGAAGAATTTGAACAGCATTTCTACCTCAAGGTGATCCCCAACCCGCGAGGCGTCACCATCAAAGTCGACTCCGTGGGACATCCCTACAGGACTCCGGCGATGAGGGCGGCGCTGCTGAAGGCGCTGGCCGCGGCTGAAAATTAA
- a CDS encoding MFS transporter, whose translation MDSTAACNDCRAISKRNKRTLFGVIFLHGLNDMHSTALPTIIPMLAQSISLTMSQAGLLNALFGITNIFGQPVFGFFADRLRRPWFAVWGPLLSVTGAALLPLSPSYGTAFIFVGMMSVGTALFHPQGTGRCGATAGENALAFYLSLFQASGSFGSAIGPIYVVFMISMLGKPGFPLVIIPVAACVCLSLWRRMGRRADEAAREAGERPQFLRNLRYLISRVGWIVSITSIRDAVFQSIKIFLPMLLITRGSTIAMGGMVLFAATLSATFAGIVGGKLADMIGDEKVLFGALAASPLFLIIGLHASNLFCLLSLMVGFAFLQASTPVTTAMAQRRCPDSRSMVSSLSNGVSWGIANLFVTPVGIIADIAGLQATLNAVAFLPWLVTLLYIGKKLLKK comes from the coding sequence ATGGATTCGACCGCCGCCTGTAATGATTGCCGCGCCATTTCTAAGAGAAACAAACGCACGCTGTTCGGAGTGATCTTTCTCCACGGCCTCAACGATATGCATTCGACGGCGCTGCCGACGATCATCCCGATGCTGGCACAGTCTATTTCGCTGACGATGAGCCAGGCGGGGCTTTTGAACGCGCTTTTCGGCATTACGAATATTTTCGGACAGCCGGTCTTCGGTTTCTTTGCCGACAGGCTCAGACGCCCGTGGTTCGCCGTCTGGGGACCGCTGCTCTCCGTCACGGGCGCGGCGCTGCTCCCCCTTTCGCCGAGTTACGGCACGGCTTTCATCTTCGTCGGGATGATGAGCGTGGGGACGGCGCTTTTTCATCCGCAGGGCACGGGCAGATGCGGCGCGACGGCGGGTGAGAACGCCCTCGCCTTTTATCTTTCGCTCTTTCAGGCCAGCGGCAGTTTTGGCAGCGCCATCGGACCGATATATGTCGTCTTTATGATCTCGATGCTGGGCAAGCCGGGCTTTCCCCTCGTCATCATTCCCGTCGCGGCGTGCGTCTGCCTGTCACTCTGGCGCCGCATGGGACGGCGGGCTGATGAAGCCGCCCGCGAGGCCGGCGAGCGCCCGCAGTTCCTGCGCAACCTGCGTTATCTTATTTCCAGGGTAGGCTGGATCGTCTCGATAACGAGCATCCGCGACGCCGTTTTCCAGTCGATCAAGATATTCCTGCCGATGCTGCTCATCACACGCGGCAGTACCATCGCGATGGGCGGCATGGTCCTATTTGCCGCCACGCTTTCAGCGACGTTCGCCGGTATCGTGGGAGGAAAGCTGGCAGATATGATCGGCGACGAGAAGGTGCTTTTCGGGGCGCTTGCCGCTTCCCCGCTCTTTCTCATCATCGGCCTCCATGCCTCGAATCTCTTTTGCCTGCTCTCGCTGATGGTTGGATTTGCTTTTTTACAGGCCAGCACCCCGGTTACCACGGCTATGGCGCAAAGACGCTGCCCCGATTCCCGCAGTATGGTAAGCTCGTTGTCCAACGGGGTGTCATGGGGCATCGCCAATCTCTTCGTCACGCCAGTCGGCATCATCGCCGACATCGCGGGGCTGCAGGCGACGCTCAATGCCGTCGCTTTCCTGCCGTGGCTCGTTACTTTATTGTATATAGGCAAAAAATTGCTCAAAAAATAG
- a CDS encoding RsmD family RNA methyltransferase encodes MKEMRPTTGKVTLALFNILGNIHGRSFLDLFSGSGQIALTAARKGAAPVVSVESERKRHAEIVKKAPAGVKCLCFDVRRAVARFAKNGERFDIIFADPPYNLGWGEEFPKLMAANGEILAPNGVIIFEHSEEEEPAAMDEAEWEREDRRYGGTVLSFYSRRNNDD; translated from the coding sequence ATGAAAGAAATGAGACCGACGACCGGCAAAGTGACGCTGGCGCTCTTCAATATATTGGGCAACATCCACGGCAGAAGCTTTCTCGACCTTTTTTCCGGCAGCGGCCAGATCGCTTTAACGGCGGCGAGGAAAGGGGCCGCGCCGGTCGTATCTGTCGAATCGGAGCGGAAGCGCCACGCCGAGATCGTCAAAAAAGCGCCCGCGGGGGTGAAATGCCTCTGCTTCGACGTGCGCCGCGCCGTCGCCAGATTCGCGAAAAACGGCGAACGATTCGATATAATATTTGCCGACCCACCCTATAATTTAGGCTGGGGCGAAGAATTTCCCAAACTGATGGCGGCGAACGGGGAGATTTTAGCGCCGAACGGCGTTATAATCTTTGAACATTCCGAAGAGGAAGAGCCGGCCGCGATGGACGAGGCGGAGTGGGAACGCGAAGACAGAAGATACGGCGGCACGGTACTGAGTTTCTACAGCAGGAGGAATAACGATGATTAG
- the coaD gene encoding pantetheine-phosphate adenylyltransferase, with translation MIRAVYPGSFDPITNGHLYISERAAALFDELIVAVLVNPEKRSTFSEEERQIMAREALVHLPNVKVKYFNGLLADFMRQQQSRIIIRGLRALSDFEYEFQLAQMNRQLAPEIETFFIVTDAKYSYLSSRAIKDAFQFGGAVRDMVPPGVYRRLRERIPPRNL, from the coding sequence ATGATTAGGGCAGTATACCCGGGGTCTTTCGACCCGATAACCAACGGACATCTATATATATCGGAACGGGCGGCGGCGCTCTTCGACGAACTGATCGTCGCCGTGCTGGTCAACCCGGAAAAACGCTCCACCTTCAGCGAGGAAGAACGCCAGATCATGGCGCGCGAGGCGCTCGTCCACCTGCCGAACGTCAAGGTAAAATACTTCAACGGCCTGCTCGCGGACTTCATGCGCCAGCAGCAGAGCCGCATCATCATCCGCGGCCTGCGCGCCCTTTCCGACTTCGAGTACGAATTCCAGCTCGCGCAGATGAACCGCCAGCTCGCGCCGGAGATAGAGACCTTCTTCATCGTCACCGACGCCAAATACTCCTACCTCTCCAGCCGCGCGATCAAAGACGCCTTCCAGTTCGGCGGCGCGGTAAGAGACATGGTCCCCCCGGGGGTCTACAGAAGGCTGCGCGAAAGGATACCGCCGCGAAATCTGTAG
- a CDS encoding GNAT family N-acetyltransferase has translation MKKGGMNVTYKTGLKNMDMARVRDMLSKTYWSPGIGLAEVTKAAQNSALVIGAFGEEGRQIGYGRVISDRTRFAYLTDFYVEEEYRGAGIAQEMIDRVLGAPELSDVYQWLLITKDAHGLYRKKGFVPTKRPQDLMEIRRPRPER, from the coding sequence ATGAAAAAGGGCGGTATGAACGTCACATACAAAACAGGCCTGAAGAATATGGATATGGCAAGGGTGAGGGATATGCTTTCAAAAACCTACTGGTCGCCCGGCATCGGGCTCGCCGAGGTGACAAAAGCCGCGCAAAACTCAGCGCTTGTGATCGGAGCCTTCGGCGAAGAGGGGCGGCAGATAGGATATGGGCGCGTGATATCGGACAGAACCCGCTTCGCTTACCTGACCGATTTCTACGTCGAGGAAGAGTATCGCGGCGCTGGCATCGCACAGGAAATGATAGACCGGGTCCTCGGCGCGCCTGAACTTTCCGACGTCTATCAGTGGTTGCTGATCACCAAAGACGCCCACGGCCTCTACCGCAAAAAGGGCTTCGTCCCCACCAAACGGCCGCAGGACCTGATGGAGATAAGACGGCCGCGGCCGGAACGCTGA
- a CDS encoding tRNA(Met) cytidine acetate ligase: MLYPVAGIVAEYNPLHKGHLYHAERARETCGAEAAVAVLSSNFVQRGEPALLDKWTRAKTALSCGIDLVLELPVIFSSHNAGVFANAAVDILAATGAVTHLSFGAENPDCLVDSIIDILLEEPEPFKLSLKKYLTAGFSYVEARARAAEELLPGSAALLAGSNNTLALSYMMRIKKKNYPMRPVPVKRLGSAYNCAELEEIPSATAIRAALREERRSEALLYMPAAAAGILEDALNTGRACVSHDTFWKLLRAVILRTKTEELANCAEIGEGVEYKMREAAREAKSFKEWTDACTSKRYPAGRIRRSAVHAALGLDHWTNRAAQRLGPPYIRVLGMNEKGRALLREMRERSALPVVTTYGKAARVSPYAAKAARYEALACELWEELIPNGSYGEEHKRKVIMV, from the coding sequence ATGCTTTACCCCGTCGCCGGGATTGTTGCCGAATATAATCCGCTCCATAAGGGGCATCTTTACCACGCCGAAAGAGCCCGTGAAACGTGCGGCGCGGAGGCCGCCGTCGCCGTGCTCTCTTCAAACTTCGTCCAGCGCGGGGAACCGGCTCTGCTCGATAAATGGACAAGGGCAAAAACGGCTCTCTCGTGCGGGATAGATCTGGTCCTCGAGCTGCCCGTAATATTCTCCTCGCACAACGCCGGCGTCTTCGCGAACGCGGCCGTAGACATACTTGCCGCGACCGGCGCCGTGACGCATCTTTCCTTTGGCGCGGAAAACCCAGACTGCCTTGTGGACAGTATTATTGATATCTTACTAGAAGAACCCGAACCTTTCAAGTTATCTTTGAAAAAATATTTGACGGCGGGGTTTTCATACGTCGAGGCGCGCGCGCGCGCGGCGGAGGAGCTGCTTCCCGGGAGCGCCGCGCTGCTTGCCGGCAGCAACAACACGCTCGCGCTCTCCTACATGATGAGGATAAAAAAGAAAAACTACCCTATGCGCCCGGTGCCGGTCAAACGCCTCGGCTCCGCTTACAACTGCGCGGAACTCGAAGAAATCCCCAGCGCCACGGCGATACGCGCGGCGCTGCGAGAGGAAAGAAGGAGCGAGGCGCTCCTTTACATGCCCGCGGCGGCGGCGGGAATCTTAGAGGACGCGCTCAACACGGGGCGCGCCTGCGTCAGCCACGATACATTCTGGAAGTTGCTGCGGGCCGTGATCCTGCGTACAAAAACGGAAGAGCTGGCAAACTGCGCGGAGATCGGCGAGGGCGTCGAATATAAAATGCGCGAAGCGGCGCGCGAAGCGAAAAGCTTCAAAGAATGGACCGACGCCTGCACCTCGAAACGCTACCCCGCCGGACGCATCCGCCGCTCGGCGGTCCACGCCGCGCTGGGGCTGGACCATTGGACGAACCGCGCCGCCCAGCGCCTTGGGCCGCCGTACATCCGCGTGCTCGGCATGAACGAAAAAGGGCGCGCGCTGCTCCGCGAGATGAGGGAAAGATCCGCGCTGCCCGTAGTCACGACATACGGCAAGGCGGCGCGGGTATCGCCGTACGCCGCAAAGGCCGCGCGCTATGAGGCGCTGGCCTGCGAATTATGGGAGGAGCTGATCCCCAACGGCAGCTACGGCGAAGAACATAAAAGGAAGGTAATTATGGTATGA
- a CDS encoding acetate/propionate family kinase gives MKILVLNCGSSSLKYQLIEMDGEKVLAKGLVERIGIEGSRIKHTKTGMDSVTREVPFPNHSAAIKYVLDILVDPELGVLKNLDELYATGHRIVHGGEKFTKSVLVTPEVVKGIEEVIPLAPLHNPANLQGLKAVMEALPGKPNVVVFDTAFHQTMPPKAFIYGTPYDCYEKDRVRRYGFHGTSHGYVAGRAAEILGKDIKDLKIITCHLGNGSSITAVDGGKSVDTSMGYGTAEGVLMGTRSGNVDVSVMIYLMERYGDVQKVSDIVHKQSGLLGVSGVSGVSSDLRDVEEAAANGNQRAKIAQDILITGVKKYIGSYAAEMGGVDVVVFTAGIGENGIGFRKEVCENMEFMGIKIDPEKNNCRGKEVIFSTPDSKVTVMVVPTDEEMAIARDTKRCAEEAK, from the coding sequence ATGAAAATTCTTGTTCTCAATTGCGGCAGCTCATCTCTGAAGTATCAGCTCATCGAAATGGATGGCGAAAAGGTCCTGGCCAAGGGGCTGGTGGAGCGTATCGGCATCGAAGGCTCGCGTATCAAGCACACAAAGACCGGCATGGACTCTGTGACGCGCGAAGTGCCGTTCCCCAACCACTCCGCGGCGATCAAGTACGTCCTCGACATTCTCGTCGATCCCGAGCTCGGCGTGCTCAAGAACCTTGACGAGCTTTACGCCACGGGCCACCGCATAGTGCACGGCGGAGAAAAGTTCACCAAGTCCGTGCTCGTTACGCCCGAGGTCGTCAAGGGCATCGAAGAGGTCATCCCTCTCGCGCCGCTCCACAACCCGGCGAACCTTCAGGGTCTCAAGGCCGTAATGGAGGCTCTCCCCGGAAAGCCGAACGTCGTCGTCTTCGACACCGCGTTCCATCAGACGATGCCGCCGAAGGCTTTCATTTACGGAACACCCTACGACTGCTACGAGAAGGACCGTGTGCGCCGCTACGGCTTCCACGGCACCAGCCACGGGTATGTCGCCGGCAGGGCGGCGGAGATACTCGGCAAGGATATCAAAGACCTTAAGATAATCACCTGCCACCTCGGCAACGGCAGCTCGATCACGGCTGTGGACGGCGGGAAGTCTGTGGATACGTCGATGGGATACGGCACGGCCGAAGGAGTCCTCATGGGCACTAGAAGCGGCAACGTCGATGTCTCCGTCATGATATACCTGATGGAGCGTTACGGCGACGTGCAGAAGGTCAGCGACATCGTCCACAAACAGTCTGGGCTCCTCGGCGTCTCCGGCGTCTCCGGCGTCTCCAGCGACCTCCGCGACGTCGAAGAAGCGGCGGCGAACGGCAACCAGCGCGCGAAGATTGCGCAGGACATCCTTATTACCGGCGTCAAAAAATACATCGGTTCCTATGCGGCGGAGATGGGCGGCGTGGACGTCGTCGTCTTCACAGCCGGTATCGGTGAAAACGGCATCGGCTTCCGCAAAGAGGTCTGCGAGAATATGGAGTTTATGGGCATCAAGATCGATCCCGAGAAGAACAACTGCCGCGGCAAAGAGGTCATCTTCAGCACGCCCGATTCAAAGGTCACGGTGATGGTCGTCCCGACAGACGAAGAAATGGCCATCGCGCGCGATACCAAGAGATGCGCAGAGGAAGCGAAGTAG
- a CDS encoding DUF177 domain-containing protein translates to MEKYLEAAPKSWKHRLVLSAVPKDGAPYEDSFSVHLDRPVSYWDQIYTLLSDPLVKVESCRSEGRVVVIVSLRTEVGVPCARCLEPARSEIGGELRYIFSLRRDERQREESEEGQDGEEEMIVLDSWEDEIDLGQLIWEVLITALPGAVLCSPDCKGLCPQCGANLNKAPCGCKKESRDPRFDVLKNFMADNGK, encoded by the coding sequence ATGGAAAAATATCTGGAGGCGGCTCCCAAAAGCTGGAAGCATCGACTCGTGCTCTCCGCCGTTCCGAAAGACGGCGCCCCGTACGAGGACAGCTTTTCTGTACACCTGGACAGGCCGGTGAGCTACTGGGACCAGATATACACGCTGCTGTCGGACCCTCTGGTAAAGGTGGAGTCCTGCCGTTCGGAGGGGCGCGTGGTCGTCATCGTCTCCCTTCGGACGGAGGTCGGCGTTCCTTGCGCACGCTGCCTTGAACCGGCCCGCTCCGAGATCGGCGGAGAGCTGCGGTATATTTTTTCGCTTCGCCGCGACGAACGGCAGCGGGAAGAATCGGAAGAGGGGCAGGACGGGGAAGAGGAGATGATCGTTCTCGACTCATGGGAAGATGAGATCGATCTGGGACAGCTCATCTGGGAGGTCCTCATCACGGCGCTCCCCGGAGCCGTCCTCTGCTCGCCGGACTGCAAAGGGCTCTGCCCGCAGTGCGGCGCGAACCTGAACAAGGCTCCCTGCGGCTGCAAAAAAGAGAGCCGGGACCCTCGTTTCGACGTTTTGAAAAATTTTATGGCGGATAACGGTAAATAG
- the rpmF gene encoding 50S ribosomal protein L32: MATPKRRVSHARTHNRKAQWLGELEAPSLTACKHCGEMIQTYCACPACGYYKGRQVVKIAEEKTTD; this comes from the coding sequence ATGGCAACACCCAAGAGGCGAGTATCCCACGCCCGTACGCATAATCGCAAAGCACAGTGGCTCGGCGAGCTCGAGGCCCCCAGCCTTACAGCCTGCAAGCATTGCGGAGAAATGATCCAGACCTATTGCGCCTGCCCGGCGTGCGGCTATTACAAGGGCCGTCAGGTCGTCAAGATCGCTGAAGAAAAGACAACGGATTAA
- the fapR gene encoding transcription factor FapR, protein MRSEGRKQRHKQLVNLIESNPLLTDEEISSALGVSLSTVRLDRGLLAIPELRERMRSMAEHATSRLKSLCADEVVGELVGLEPSKWALSMLSTNPDMAFRQTEMVGDYYIYAQAASLAIATIDAEMVVVATARLKYCRPAYLGEKIIARSKVGTHKGNKYVVSVHSRIGDREIFVGRFVVAALDAHNNEKLGDEIC, encoded by the coding sequence ATGCGTTCGGAAGGCAGAAAACAGCGGCACAAGCAGCTTGTAAACCTGATAGAATCGAATCCTTTGTTGACGGACGAAGAGATATCTTCCGCGCTCGGCGTCAGCCTGAGCACGGTGCGCCTTGACAGGGGCCTGCTTGCGATCCCCGAGCTGCGCGAGCGGATGCGCTCGATGGCGGAGCATGCCACGAGCCGCTTAAAATCGCTCTGCGCTGACGAGGTCGTCGGCGAGCTTGTGGGGCTTGAGCCGAGTAAATGGGCGCTGTCGATGCTTTCCACGAACCCCGATATGGCCTTTCGTCAGACGGAGATGGTCGGCGACTACTACATCTACGCGCAGGCCGCCTCGCTGGCGATCGCGACGATAGACGCCGAGATGGTGGTGGTAGCGACGGCGCGGCTCAAATATTGCCGCCCGGCCTATCTGGGAGAAAAGATAATCGCCCGTTCGAAGGTTGGGACGCATAAAGGCAACAAATATGTCGTCAGCGTTCATTCGCGTATCGGCGACAGGGAAATATTTGTCGGCCGTTTTGTGGTCGCTGCGCTGGATGCTCACAATAACGAAAAATTGGGGGACGAAATATGCTGA
- the plsX gene encoding phosphate acyltransferase PlsX — translation MLIALDAMGGDHAPEEPCKGAILACREKPHLSIALVGDSEKIKPLVEKAERNVRSRLSIVHTDEVINGSDSPSLSIRRKKNSSLVVGFEMVRSKEADGIVSSGNTGAIAAGAVLLLGRIPGIDRPGLGAVLPVLNRSTLLMDVGGTVRCKPINLLQFAQMGSIYMKLFQNVENPSVRLLSNGEEMTKGDDVISAARGLIEASCLNFQGYAEGKDIPNGISDVVICDGFTGNVIIKFGEGLGELLKSQFKEEYIHHTLPKIGLFFMWPAMKRVMGRFDWEKYGGSPVLGVNGSVVKVHGRSKANAIAHAITGAANFIERNGVDRIREEIARGVQNGND, via the coding sequence ATGCTGATAGCACTGGATGCAATGGGCGGAGACCACGCGCCCGAAGAACCGTGCAAGGGCGCGATTCTCGCCTGCAGAGAGAAACCTCATCTTTCTATCGCGCTCGTAGGCGACAGCGAAAAGATAAAACCGCTCGTTGAAAAGGCGGAAAGAAATGTACGCTCACGGCTGAGCATAGTACATACCGACGAGGTGATAAACGGCAGCGACTCTCCTTCTCTCTCGATCAGAAGGAAGAAAAACTCAAGCCTCGTCGTCGGCTTTGAAATGGTCCGTTCCAAAGAGGCGGACGGCATCGTCTCCTCCGGCAACACCGGCGCGATCGCCGCGGGCGCGGTGCTCCTCCTCGGACGCATTCCGGGGATAGACCGTCCCGGGCTGGGCGCGGTGCTCCCGGTCCTCAACCGTTCGACGCTTCTCATGGATGTGGGTGGCACGGTGCGCTGCAAGCCGATAAACCTGCTGCAGTTCGCGCAGATGGGCTCCATATATATGAAGCTTTTCCAGAATGTCGAAAACCCGTCCGTGCGCCTGCTCAGCAACGGTGAGGAGATGACGAAGGGAGACGACGTGATCTCCGCGGCCAGAGGGCTGATCGAGGCGAGCTGCCTCAACTTTCAGGGATACGCGGAGGGCAAGGACATCCCCAACGGGATATCGGACGTCGTTATATGCGACGGCTTTACCGGGAACGTCATCATAAAATTCGGCGAAGGGCTCGGGGAACTGCTGAAAAGCCAGTTCAAAGAGGAATATATCCACCATACGCTGCCGAAGATAGGACTTTTCTTTATGTGGCCCGCGATGAAACGAGTTATGGGCCGTTTTGACTGGGAAAAATATGGCGGCTCCCCGGTACTGGGCGTCAACGGAAGCGTCGTCAAAGTACATGGACGCTCTAAGGCGAACGCCATAGCGCACGCCATTACGGGGGCGGCCAATTTTATAGAACGCAACGGCGTCGACCGAATACGAGAAGAGATTGCACGAGGAGTACAAAATGGCAATGATTAA
- a CDS encoding 3-oxoacyl-ACP synthase III family protein, producing MAMINGYPVKIAGTGKYIPEKIMTNFDFEGFLETSDEWIRSRTGIKKRHIAADDEKCSDLAYRAGLAALEDAGMRPEELDLVIVSTNTPDTYCPCTSAKVQGKLGAKNAGAYDILAGCTGSLTAMLTAIGGIAGGIWNNVLVIGAEDFASVLDWNDRSTCILFGDGAGACILTRSAEGGPRFISGELMADGDKYDFITIDKEEGHPSPVLRMKGSEVFRFVNTYLPPFLKNFCEKSGVTPPEVDFWVLHQANTRIIDSLFKRLGVSTDRTLINLENYGNTSAASMVVTLDEAMKEGRVKSGEKIMFTAFGAGMTLGALLYEA from the coding sequence ATGGCAATGATTAACGGATACCCCGTGAAGATCGCGGGAACGGGAAAATACATCCCGGAAAAGATAATGACCAACTTTGATTTTGAGGGATTTCTTGAGACCAGCGACGAATGGATCAGGAGCCGCACCGGCATTAAGAAACGGCATATAGCCGCGGATGACGAAAAGTGCAGCGATCTGGCCTACAGGGCCGGTCTGGCCGCTCTGGAAGACGCCGGAATGCGTCCCGAGGAGCTTGACCTCGTCATCGTCTCCACAAATACTCCCGATACCTATTGCCCCTGTACTTCGGCAAAGGTGCAGGGGAAGCTCGGCGCTAAGAACGCCGGCGCATATGACATCCTTGCCGGCTGCACCGGAAGCCTCACGGCTATGCTGACGGCGATAGGCGGCATTGCTGGCGGTATATGGAACAACGTGCTGGTCATCGGCGCGGAGGATTTCGCCAGCGTTCTTGACTGGAACGACCGCTCGACCTGCATCCTCTTCGGCGACGGCGCGGGGGCCTGCATCCTTACCCGTTCCGCGGAGGGCGGCCCGCGCTTCATCTCCGGAGAGCTCATGGCCGACGGAGATAAATACGATTTCATAACGATAGACAAAGAGGAGGGGCACCCCTCTCCCGTCTTGCGCATGAAGGGCTCCGAAGTGTTCCGCTTCGTCAATACGTACCTGCCCCCGTTCCTCAAAAACTTCTGTGAAAAATCAGGCGTTACGCCGCCGGAGGTGGATTTCTGGGTGCTGCACCAGGCCAACACGAGGATAATCGACAGCCTCTTCAAGCGCCTCGGCGTCTCCACCGACCGCACTCTGATCAACCTCGAAAATTACGGAAACACATCCGCCGCCTCAATGGTGGTCACGCTAGACGAGGCGATGAAAGAGGGGCGCGTAAAGAGCGGGGAGAAGATCATGTTCACCGCCTTCGGCGCCGGCATGACGCTTGGCGCGCTGCTTTACGAGGCGTAA